TGTTAAAAAAGCCATTTCTCGCTCAAAGGAATGTCCGTATTCTTCAGCCTGCTCTATGGCCTTCTCCACAGATATAACAATATCCCCTAGTATTTTTTCTTCAAGGACAGGTCCCTGATCATCTACCATAGGAAAAGACAAAACATCGGTAGGACAGTCTTTTCCTCTATAAGCTTTGTTCAAACCATGAATTTCTTCATTATCCACAAAGGATAAACTAACCTCGTAGTCCTCCTCCCATCCTTCATAATCTAAAGATGCTTTTACAAGCTTTTCTAATATTTTTATTAACTCATCTTCTATTTTCCTTATATTTTGTCGATTATCAATTTCCAGCTCCATAAGTTTTTCTTCCCTTCAATTCTTTTATATCTGTATCAGGATATTCAATCCGTTCATGAAAAATACCCAATATCACCTTCACAAAAGTCTTTTTAATAATATCTAGTTCCTTTAAGGTTAAGTTGCTTTCTTCTAATTGTCCATCCTCTAATTTATCCTGTATAATTTTATGGATAAGATTTTCTATTTTGTCCTTTGATGGACTGGACATACTCCTTACAGCAGCTTCAACAGAATCTGCCAACATCACAATAGCAATTTCCTTTGTCTGAGGCTTAGGACCACCATATCTAAAGCTTTGTTCATCAATACTTTCACCGTTTTCTCCAGTTTTGGCTTTGTGATAAAAGTAGGCTACCAATGTATCTCCATGATGCTGTTCTATAAAATCCCTTACCTCTACCGGCAACTTATGCTTTTTTGCAAGGTCAATGCCATCCTTCACATGTCCTGTAATAATTAAGCTGCTCAAAGATGGTGTTAATTTGTCATGGGGATTTTCAGAGGTCAGCTGATTTTCTTTAAAGAAATAAGGCCTTTTTATTTTACCAATATCATGATAAAAGGCACCTACCCTTGCTAATAGGGGATTTCCCCCTACTGCATCCGCCGCTGATTCACTTAAGTTACCCACGATAATACTATGATGATAAGTTCCTGGCGCCTCTATTAAAAGTTTTTTCAATAATGGTTGATTAGGATTAAAAAGTTCCACCAGCTTTAGGGGAGTGATTACTTTAAAGAGAGACTCCCATAGTGGTAAAGTGCCTACTGTTAGTATAGAACAAAACAATCCATTTAGGACTCCATAAAATCCATAGGTCAGCACCTTTGTAACGTCATTGCTACTAATAAAACCAATGCCTATAATCGTAAGGATATTGACAAAACTCACGATAATTCCTGATAGGAATATATTTCCCCTCTGCTGTGTATTAATAACACTAAAAACCCCTGCTGTCCCCCCCAGAATAGCCATAATCATAAAGAGGATATCATGACCAGTTATAATACTTACTAAAGTAGCTAAGCATATATTTACCAGAAGGGCCAGTCTCGCCTCAAGAAGAATCGCCACCAGCATAGCCGCCGCTGCCACTGGTATCAAGTAAATCGAAATACCCGCAACGCCTGTTGTAATCAAAAGACTTCCTAAAATAATGATTAAAATCATGAAAAGTTTATCCGTTTTTTCAAGAATTTCTTTATTGAATACATACATATAGGCAATCATTAAAACTTCTAGTACCAATACAATAAAGGCTATCCCTAGATATAGCATGATATCTACGCGACTATCATCTGTTAAGATAGACAACTCTCTTAATAGTTCTAAGCGGTCATAGGTAACAATATCTCCTTCTTTTAAGATAATATCACCTTTTTTTATCATAATTCTTTCAACGCCTTCTACGGCTTCCCGACGAAGTCTTTCAGTAGCATCTATATCAAAAAACATATTGGGGCGAATCGTAGCATGAACCACCGTAATTGCTAATTCCTTTAATGCTTCATTAAAATCCTGTAAACCTAGTATATACTCCTTTATATTGCCTTTTTCAACCTGTAGATTTTCTACCTTGATGCCTATGTTCATATTTTGTGCAATAATTTCGTAAATATAGGTTTCAAGGTAGTTGAGCTTATCTAAGGAAGCCGTCAAAGCGGTTTGAAGGTTTTCCTTGCTTAAATTCAAATGATTTTCTTCTTCTAAAGTTCTTTTCTTCTCCTCTTGATCTAAATCCTCATTGTCCCTCACCTCATAAACTAATTGAAAGAAGTTTTCAATGTCCTTTTTTACCTCAATATGGACCCCTGTATCAAAGTAATAAATCAACTCTACTGACTCTGATGCCTCTTCCTTCAGTTTTTGGGTTGTCCACCGATCTTCTATGTCTTTAGGTGAGTAAATATCTGCTGGTGCCTTTTGGCTCAAGGACAGATCAAACTTTTCTGGTTTTAAACTGAAAACTAGAAATGAAAAAACGCTGAAGAAAAAAATGGTAGCAAGAAGTATATATTGTAACTTTTTTGTTTTCAAACATCTTCCAAAAAAGTTTTTTGATAGCTTGTCTATCCAATCATAAAAAATTTTCATGCTTTTTCCTCCTATATAAGCTACCTATACCCTTCCTATGACTCTGCCTTCATTTGATCAGCTTTATCATAGGCTTGAATGATTTTCTGTACTAGGGGATGCCGAACAACGTCTTTATCTGTTAGATAACAAAAACCCACTTCTTTTATATCCTTCAATATTGTGATAGCATGTTTTAATCCAGAAAACTTACCTCTTGGAAGATCAATTTGTGTAATATCACCAGTTACTACTGCTTTTGAGCCAAAGCCTAGTCGTGTTAAAAACATCTTCATTTGTTCTTTGGTAGTATTTTGTGCTTCATCTAATATAATAAAAGAATTATCTAAAGTCCTTCCCCTCATATACGCTAAAGGAGCTACTTCTATCAAACCTCTCTCCATATACTTTTGAAACTTTTCTCCCCCTAATATATCAAACAAGCTATCATATAAGGGTCTAAGATAAGGATCTACTTTGTCCTTTAAATCGCCGGGTAAAAAACCTAAGCTTTCTCCTGCTTCAACCGCTGGTCTTGTTAGAATAATTTTATTGACTTCTTCATTTCTAAAAGCTTTTACTGCCATAGCCACTGCCAAGTAGGTTTTTCCAGTTCCAGCTGGTCCCACGCCAAAGCTTAGGTCTTTGTGCTGAATTTCTTCTAAATATTGTTTTTGCCCTAAGGTTTTAGGCTTTATAGGTTTCCCTTTTGCAGTGATTAAAAGTGCATCTCCTATAAGATCCTTGATTTTATCTTGATTTCCTTCTAGTACCATATTGATGATATAAGTTATATTCTGTGTTGTTAGACTCTCACCTTTTTTTACAACATTCTTTAACTCTGCAATTAACTTTTCTGTCAGCTGAAGGTTTTTCTCTTCTCCAATGAGCACAAGCTCCCCTTCTCTTGATATAATATCTGTGTGCATGTGCTTTTTTATTAATTTTATATTTTCATCAAAATTCCCAAAAAGCTCCTTAATAAAGTGCATATCCTGTATAATCATTCTCCTTTGTTGTTGGTTTTCCAAAGACTAATCCTCCTCAATGTGTAGTTTCTTTTGTTCTCCAATTTCCTCCAAAACTTCAATAATTAAATTGCCATATAATGTGTTGTTTTCAACAGTAAATTCTGTATTACTGCTGAGTATCTTAAGATCCTTGGGAATTTGTTCCACCAGCTCTTCTACTAGGGTTTCATGCAAAGTATTTTTTGCTGCTTCTACGTCCACTTTTTCTGTCACCTCTATTGCTTCATAAATTTCTTCTGTTATAATTTCGACAGGTATACCTTTATCCCTCCACTGAATAGGTTTTTTTGAAGTTTTTTCAATGATGTATACTTTGTAGGGATGATCTCCTTTGCTTAGGGCAAGTTCCAACTCCCCTAGTTTTATAATTCTTCTTGTGTATTTTTCTCCTGTCTTTTCCTTGTTGATTTTCATCAATGGAACAGATTTTTCTACCTCATAATAGGTTCTAGCGTAAACTTCACCATAGGCATGCAAGTAGATAGGCGCTTCCATAACTTCCCTTTCTATAAGCCCTGTAATCAACAGATCCCCTGATGATACAATATCCCCCTTTTCAACCACTGCATCTCCGTTTCTAGCAATTACCTGTTCAATCACCCCACTTTTTCTAGCTATTACATCACAAGGGATATTTTTATCAATTTTAGGAGGTGGTGGTGTTTTTTCTACCACTTCTATTTTGGCATGTATACCATTGATTTCTATTCCTATCCAAGCTAATTCATGGATATTTATCAGTGCATTGTTTTCTATTTCTCTTAAATCAATAGCATATCTATTGACCCCTGGTT
The sequence above is drawn from the Clostridium formicaceticum genome and encodes:
- the ybeY gene encoding rRNA maturation RNase YbeY, which codes for MELEIDNRQNIRKIEDELIKILEKLVKASLDYEGWEEDYEVSLSFVDNEEIHGLNKAYRGKDCPTDVLSFPMVDDQGPVLEEKILGDIVISVEKAIEQAEEYGHSFEREMAFLTVHSMFHLMGYDHMDEEEAKEMRTKEEAVLQQLGIKRE
- a CDS encoding HD family phosphohydrolase — translated: MKIFYDWIDKLSKNFFGRCLKTKKLQYILLATIFFFSVFSFLVFSLKPEKFDLSLSQKAPADIYSPKDIEDRWTTQKLKEEASESVELIYYFDTGVHIEVKKDIENFFQLVYEVRDNEDLDQEEKKRTLEEENHLNLSKENLQTALTASLDKLNYLETYIYEIIAQNMNIGIKVENLQVEKGNIKEYILGLQDFNEALKELAITVVHATIRPNMFFDIDATERLRREAVEGVERIMIKKGDIILKEGDIVTYDRLELLRELSILTDDSRVDIMLYLGIAFIVLVLEVLMIAYMYVFNKEILEKTDKLFMILIIILGSLLITTGVAGISIYLIPVAAAAMLVAILLEARLALLVNICLATLVSIITGHDILFMIMAILGGTAGVFSVINTQQRGNIFLSGIIVSFVNILTIIGIGFISSNDVTKVLTYGFYGVLNGLFCSILTVGTLPLWESLFKVITPLKLVELFNPNQPLLKKLLIEAPGTYHHSIIVGNLSESAADAVGGNPLLARVGAFYHDIGKIKRPYFFKENQLTSENPHDKLTPSLSSLIITGHVKDGIDLAKKHKLPVEVRDFIEQHHGDTLVAYFYHKAKTGENGESIDEQSFRYGGPKPQTKEIAIVMLADSVEAAVRSMSSPSKDKIENLIHKIIQDKLEDGQLEESNLTLKELDIIKKTFVKVILGIFHERIEYPDTDIKELKGRKTYGAGN
- a CDS encoding PhoH family protein, which codes for MIIQDMHFIKELFGNFDENIKLIKKHMHTDIISREGELVLIGEEKNLQLTEKLIAELKNVVKKGESLTTQNITYIINMVLEGNQDKIKDLIGDALLITAKGKPIKPKTLGQKQYLEEIQHKDLSFGVGPAGTGKTYLAVAMAVKAFRNEEVNKIILTRPAVEAGESLGFLPGDLKDKVDPYLRPLYDSLFDILGGEKFQKYMERGLIEVAPLAYMRGRTLDNSFIILDEAQNTTKEQMKMFLTRLGFGSKAVVTGDITQIDLPRGKFSGLKHAITILKDIKEVGFCYLTDKDVVRHPLVQKIIQAYDKADQMKAES
- the yqfD gene encoding sporulation protein YqfD produces the protein MLILKLWNYLRGYVIIKIEGLALERFINMCIAREIYLWDIQRINYTTLEAKIGIKAFKTLRKLARRAGCKVYISEKNGYPFWFSKVKKRKMLILGAFFSLILLLVVSSFVLIIDVTGNENVSKAEILTVLEEIGFKPGVNRYAIDLREIENNALINIHELAWIGIEINGIHAKIEVVEKTPPPPKIDKNIPCDVIARKSGVIEQVIARNGDAVVEKGDIVSSGDLLITGLIEREVMEAPIYLHAYGEVYARTYYEVEKSVPLMKINKEKTGEKYTRRIIKLGELELALSKGDHPYKVYIIEKTSKKPIQWRDKGIPVEIITEEIYEAIEVTEKVDVEAAKNTLHETLVEELVEQIPKDLKILSSNTEFTVENNTLYGNLIIEVLEEIGEQKKLHIEED